TGGCATTGCCATCAGCCGCGACCGTGGCCGCAGCTGGCAGTTTGATGAAAAATTGCCCCTCGGTCAGTTTTACCACATCAATGTAGACAATGAAATACCGTACAACGTAATGGGTGGCCTGCAGGATAACGGTAGCTGGCATGGCCCTGCGTATGTGTGGGCAGATGGTGGCATCCGCAATAGCTACTGGAAAAGTGTTGGTGGTGGCGATGGATTTGATGTAGCTCCCGACCCGAGCGACAGCAAGTGGGTATACAGCATGAGCCAGGGTGGCAATCTTGGCAGAATGAACATCCAAACCGGCGAACGCTGGAGCATTCGTCCACCGATGCCCGATCCTAACACCCGCATCCGTTTCAACTGGAATGCAGCGCTGGCACAAGATCCTTTTGATGCCAATACCATTTATTACGGAAGCCAATTTGTGCACAAGAGCACCAACAAAGGTGCCCAGTGGACCATCATCAGCGGCGACCTCACCACCAACGATCCGGCCAAGCAAAAGCAGGATGAAAATGGTGGCCTCACCATCGACATCACCAATGCTGAAAACCATTGCACCATCGTGGCTATTGAGCCTTCTAAAAAGAAAAAGATGTACTGTGGGTAGGTACCGATGATGGCCAACTGCAACTGACCCGTGATGGCGGCAAAACATGGACCAATCTAACGGCCAATATCAAAGGTTTGCCTAAAGGCGCATGGATTCCGCAGATACGCACTAGCCGCTACAATGCCGGTGAAGTATTTGTAATAGCCAACGATTATCGCCGTGGCGATATGGGTACCTATATTTTCCGCAGCACCGACTACGGTAAAACTTGGGTAAATATGATGGCAGGCAAAAACAATGTGAAAGGCTATGCATTGTGTGTGTTGCAAGATCCTGTGCAACCCAACCTGTTGTTTGCCGGTACAGAAAATGGCCTCTGGGTAAGCTTTGATAACGGAAACAGCTTTCAGCAGTTTACCAACAACTATCCTTCTGTAAGCACTTACGATTTGGCTATTCAGGAAAGAGAAGCCGATTTGGTAATTGCTACTTTCGGTCGTGCCTTGTACATCTTGGATGACATTCGTCCGCTGCGGGCTATTGCTGCTAACAAAGGCATGCTGGCCGATAAAAAGTTGAGCACTTACGAAAGCCCCATTGCGTATCAGGCATTTGAAACCGGCCCTCCCGGCATTGAATACAGCACTTATGGTTTGTATGCTGCCGACAACCGTGGTAGCGATGCCAGCATCAATTTCTTTGTGAAAAATGACAAAGCAAAACCTTCAAAAGGCAACGACTCTGTAACGGTGAAAATTTACAACGCTGCCAACGAAGCCATCCGTACTTACAAAGCCAAAGCTGATACTGGTTTCAACCGCATCACCTGGAACTTTACTACCAAAGGCATTCGCCAGCCCGGCAGCCCCAAGCCTCGCAAAGGTGCTGCCGAACCCGGTGGTGGTATGCGGGCCGCTCCTGGCATGTACAAAGCCGTAGTAAGCATGGGCGATGTAGCCGATAGCAGCATGCTGAATGTGCAGTACGACCCACGAGTGAAGTTTGATGAAGCCGTATATAACGCACAGAAAGTTATGCTGCAGCGTTTGTGGCAAACTTCAGAACGTTTGACTGCCGCTATGGACCGACTCACAGAAATGGAAGACATCACCAGAAAGCTGGATGGACAACTGCGGGATGTAGAAGGCAAGCAAGCCGACAGCCTGCGCAAAACCAACAAGGCCATGCAAGATTCTATCAAAGCCATTCGTGAGTTTATCAGTGGCAAGCGACAGGAAAAGCAAGGCTATGGCACTGCTTACCAGCTAACTGTAATGACCAAGCTCCGCGAACCACAGCAACTCATTTTGGGCAAACGCAGCATTCCCGGTGCACAAGAAGAAAAAGCATTGGAAGTAGCTGCTGCAATGGTACAGCAAGCGGTAGACAAAGTGAATGCGTTGAGCAACGGTGCCTGGAAAAACTATCGACAGCTGGCAGAAAGTACCCCCATCAAACTGTTCAATGATTTGAATGATTTGAAATAACCATACGTTATTCCATATAGAAAAAAGTGTCGCCATAGTGCGGCACTTTTTTATGCCCTGCTTTTTATGCATTCGCCTGCATTCAACAGAAAAGCAAAAACACTAAACAGCTTTCTTCTCTTTTACCCAAAAACATAGACGGTGTAGAACAGCGTACGGCAAAGTGTTGGATGTTGTCTGTAATTGCAAATGCCAGCGCAACAGGCAGGTGAGCACTGTATTTTTGCGCAGCTATTTAAAAGGCAACATCTACCATGGAACAGGTAAAACTGAGTGCACTGGCCGAAAGTATGCAGGGCAGTGAAATTGTGAAGTTGGGTAACATGATTCGGGAACGCATTCGCCTGGGCGATACCATTTACAACTTTACCATCGGCGATTTTGACCCACAGGTGTTTCCCATTCCGCAGGGTTTGGAAGATGCCATTATTGAGGCCTATAAAAATCGTTTTACCAGTTACCCATTGGCTGATGGAGAACTCGATTTGAGAGAAGCCGTGTGTGCTTTTACAAACGTTCACTCGGCCTCGATTACGGCAGCAACGAAATTCAAATTGCATCCGGTGGTCGTCCGCTCATTTATACCATTTTTAAAACATTGGTAGATGCCGGCGACAAGGTGATTTATGCTGTGCCCAGCTGGAACAACAATCACTACACCAATCTGACCAATGCAGAGCATTGCCTGATAGATGCTACTGTTGAAAACCACTTTATGCCAACAGCGGAGCAGGTAGCGCCACACATTCCCGGTGCTGCATTGTTGTGCTTGTGTACGCCACAAAATCCCACAGGAACAACTTTGGTAAAATCGGAGTTGGAAAAAATATGTGAACTCGTGTTGGCTGAAAATGCCAAACGTGGTCCCGGCGAAAAGAAACTGTATGTGCTGTTCGACCAAATGTATTGGACATTGACCTATGGCGATACGCAGCATTACAACCCGGTAAGCCTGGTGCCTGCCATGAAAGATTACACCGTTTTTGTAGATGGCATCAGCAAATGCTTTGCAGCGACTGGTGTACGGGTGGGTTGGTCGTTTGGCCCTGCACCTGTTATTGCAAAAATGAAAGCCATCCTCAGCCACCTCGGCGCATGGGCGCCCATGGCAG
The Phnomibacter ginsenosidimutans genome window above contains:
- a CDS encoding WD40/YVTN/BNR-like repeat-containing protein codes for the protein MPKGAWIPQIRTSRYNAGEVFVIANDYRRGDMGTYIFRSTDYGKTWVNMMAGKNNVKGYALCVLQDPVQPNLLFAGTENGLWVSFDNGNSFQQFTNNYPSVSTYDLAIQEREADLVIATFGRALYILDDIRPLRAIAANKGMLADKKLSTYESPIAYQAFETGPPGIEYSTYGLYAADNRGSDASINFFVKNDKAKPSKGNDSVTVKIYNAANEAIRTYKAKADTGFNRITWNFTTKGIRQPGSPKPRKGAAEPGGGMRAAPGMYKAVVSMGDVADSSMLNVQYDPRVKFDEAVYNAQKVMLQRLWQTSERLTAAMDRLTEMEDITRKLDGQLRDVEGKQADSLRKTNKAMQDSIKAIREFISGKRQEKQGYGTAYQLTVMTKLREPQQLILGKRSIPGAQEEKALEVAAAMVQQAVDKVNALSNGAWKNYRQLAESTPIKLFNDLNDLK
- a CDS encoding pyridoxal phosphate-dependent aminotransferase, with product MCFYKRSLGLDYGSNEIQIASGGRPLIYTIFKTLVDAGDKVIYAVPSWNNNHYTNLTNAEHCLIDATVENHFMPTAEQVAPHIPGAALLCLCTPQNPTGTTLVKSELEKICELVLAENAKRGPGEKKLYVLFDQMYWTLTYGDTQHYNPVSLVPAMKDYTVFVDGISKCFAATGVRVGWSFGPAPVIAKMKAILSHLGAWAPMAEQKATARFLHQEAAIEAYLTTFKADLHYRLEYIYQGLMQLKAKGFAVDAVAPQAALYLTIRFALVGKKTTEGKLLDNQAAVTQYLLEEAGLAIVPFYAFGADNSSSWYRLSVGTCRKEDLAPMFEKLEAALAKLQ